Proteins encoded by one window of Streptacidiphilus sp. PB12-B1b:
- a CDS encoding amino acid ABC transporter ATP-binding protein — protein sequence MAQRAAADAPMLVQLRGVNKHVGMVQVLNDIDLDLARGEIVAVLGPAGSGKSTLCRAINGAERIDSGRITVDGQPLPRRGRELARVRAGIGGVFEPFNLVACRTVLENVTAGRLAWWKAAAPGARRRADALLERVGAAEHAAKYPWELSEEQQQRVATARALARDPKLMLFDGPNPALSAELARSLADDGLGLLLATDRPALARSAADRVVFMDGGRILEQSPPSEFFTVPRTVRARDFLARAHDS from the coding sequence ATGGCGCAGCGTGCTGCTGCCGATGCCCCCATGCTGGTGCAGCTGAGGGGCGTCAACAAGCACGTCGGCATGGTGCAGGTGTTGAACGACATCGACCTGGACCTGGCCCGGGGCGAGATCGTGGCCGTGCTCGGCCCGGCCGGCTCGGGAAAGTCCACGCTCTGCCGCGCCATCAACGGCGCCGAGCGGATCGACTCCGGCCGGATCACCGTCGACGGGCAGCCGCTGCCCCGACGCGGCCGGGAGCTGGCGCGCGTCCGCGCGGGCATCGGCGGGGTCTTCGAGCCGTTCAACCTGGTCGCCTGCCGCACCGTGCTGGAGAACGTCACCGCCGGGCGGCTGGCCTGGTGGAAGGCGGCCGCGCCCGGCGCCCGCCGCCGGGCCGACGCGCTGCTGGAGCGGGTCGGGGCGGCCGAGCACGCGGCCAAGTACCCGTGGGAGCTGTCCGAGGAGCAGCAGCAGCGGGTGGCCACCGCCCGGGCCCTGGCCCGCGACCCCAAGCTGATGCTGTTCGACGGGCCCAACCCGGCGCTCTCGGCAGAGCTGGCCCGCAGCCTGGCCGACGACGGCCTCGGCCTGCTGCTCGCCACCGACCGGCCCGCACTGGCCCGCTCCGCAGCCGACCGCGTGGTCTTCATGGACGGCGGGCGGATCCTCGAACAGTCCCCGCCGAGCGAGTTCTTCACCGTGCCCCGCACCGTACGGGCCCGGGACTTCCTGGCCCGCGCCCACGACAGCTGA
- the rny gene encoding ribonuclease Y, which yields MEIALAAGTVVLVAVLLMGWLLLRGARERVAECERREQRGAEREAMLDAEQRRLRESAVETAEAQAALARRREELRAEQARAETERRLELERIAGLTAAAARAELVRTIEEQAKREAVRSAREIESRAQAEAESRAREIVATAVQRVAVEQTADAVVTAVRLPGDDMKGRIIGREGRNIRSFEAVTGVNLVIDETPELVVLSCFDPVRREVGRLTLEALISDGRIHPLRIEEMYERSLVEVERVCSRAGEDALEQVGITDMHPELVRLLGRLRFRTSYGQNVLGHLLESAHIAGMMAAELRADAALVRRCTLLHDIGKALTHEVEGSHALIGAELARRYGESEDVVHAIEAHHNEVAPQTLEAVLTQAADACSGGRPGARRESLELYTRRLERLESIARGHQGVHKVFAMQAGREVRVMVLPDAVDDLQAQVIARDVAKQVEEELTYPGQIRITVIRESRATEFAR from the coding sequence ATGGAGATCGCGCTTGCTGCGGGCACGGTCGTCCTCGTGGCCGTGCTGCTGATGGGCTGGCTGCTGCTGCGCGGTGCACGCGAACGGGTCGCCGAGTGCGAACGCCGTGAGCAGCGCGGCGCCGAGCGGGAGGCGATGCTCGATGCCGAGCAGCGGCGGTTGCGCGAGAGCGCCGTCGAGACGGCCGAGGCGCAGGCGGCGCTGGCCCGCCGGCGCGAGGAGCTGCGGGCCGAGCAGGCCCGCGCCGAGACCGAGCGGCGGCTCGAACTGGAGCGCATCGCCGGGCTGACGGCCGCCGCCGCGCGCGCCGAGCTGGTCCGGACGATCGAGGAGCAGGCCAAGCGCGAGGCGGTGCGCAGCGCGCGGGAGATCGAGTCGCGGGCGCAGGCCGAGGCGGAGTCCCGGGCGCGCGAGATCGTCGCCACGGCGGTGCAGCGGGTCGCGGTCGAGCAGACCGCGGATGCGGTGGTGACCGCGGTGCGGCTGCCCGGCGACGACATGAAGGGCCGGATCATCGGCCGCGAGGGCCGCAACATCCGCTCGTTCGAGGCGGTCACCGGGGTGAACCTGGTGATCGACGAGACGCCGGAGCTGGTGGTGCTGTCCTGCTTCGACCCGGTGCGCCGCGAGGTGGGGCGGCTGACGCTGGAGGCGCTGATCTCGGACGGCCGGATCCATCCGCTGCGGATCGAGGAGATGTACGAGCGCAGCCTGGTCGAGGTGGAGCGGGTCTGCTCGCGCGCGGGGGAGGACGCGCTGGAGCAGGTCGGCATCACCGACATGCACCCCGAACTGGTGCGGCTGCTGGGCCGGTTGCGCTTCCGGACCTCGTACGGGCAGAACGTCCTGGGGCACCTGCTGGAGTCGGCGCACATCGCCGGGATGATGGCGGCGGAGCTGCGGGCCGACGCCGCGCTGGTGCGGCGCTGCACCCTGCTGCACGACATCGGCAAGGCGCTGACGCACGAGGTGGAGGGCAGCCATGCGCTGATCGGCGCCGAGCTGGCCCGGCGCTACGGCGAGTCCGAGGACGTGGTGCACGCGATAGAGGCGCATCACAACGAGGTCGCGCCGCAGACCCTGGAGGCGGTGCTGACGCAGGCGGCCGACGCCTGCTCGGGCGGCCGTCCGGGGGCGCGGCGGGAGTCGCTGGAGCTGTACACGCGGCGGCTGGAGCGGCTGGAGTCGATCGCCCGGGGCCACCAGGGGGTGCACAAGGTGTTCGCCATGCAGGCCGGGCGCGAGGTCCGGGTGATGGTGCTCCCGGACGCCGTGGACGACCTGCAGGCGCAGGTGATCGCGCGGGACGTGGCCAAGCAGGTCGAGGAGGAGCTGACCTACCCGGGCCAGATCCGGATCACGGTGATACGCGAGAGCCGGGCGACGGAGTTCGCCCGCTGA
- a CDS encoding DUF3046 domain-containing protein, whose translation MRLTEFWKKMNDHFGSSYADSFARDHVMTELGGRTVWQALDAGWEAKDVWRAVCTAMDLPASQR comes from the coding sequence ATGCGTCTGACGGAGTTCTGGAAGAAGATGAACGACCACTTCGGCTCCTCCTACGCCGACAGCTTCGCCCGCGACCACGTCATGACCGAGCTGGGCGGACGCACCGTGTGGCAGGCCCTGGACGCCGGCTGGGAGGCCAAGGACGTCTGGCGCGCGGTGTGCACGGCCATGGATCTGCCCGCCTCGCAGCGCTGA
- the recX gene encoding recombination regulator RecX, with product MAQDAWGPLDWCANGVGGEELTALPADGDDGFEEPEGFEEPDGFDRPGPEPRPERRSQPRSGWRSERRVEPQSPPEARGPVDPAERARAICLRLLTGSAKTRGQLAEALRKRDIPQEVADEVLSRYQEVGLIDDAAFAGAWVESRHRGRGLARRALATELRSRGVDNAVVAEAVARLDPEQEAATARALVERKLRSTSGLDRQVRIRRLAGMLARRGYSEGLALRVVRQALDEEGNPDEGLPDEGLGEGW from the coding sequence GTGGCACAGGACGCCTGGGGGCCGCTCGACTGGTGCGCCAACGGCGTCGGCGGGGAGGAGCTCACCGCCCTCCCCGCCGACGGAGACGACGGCTTCGAGGAGCCGGAGGGCTTCGAGGAGCCCGACGGCTTCGACCGGCCCGGGCCGGAGCCCCGGCCGGAGCGCCGGTCACAGCCTCGGTCGGGGTGGCGGTCGGAGCGCCGGGTGGAGCCGCAGTCGCCGCCGGAGGCGCGGGGGCCGGTCGATCCGGCGGAGCGGGCGCGGGCGATCTGCCTGCGGCTGCTCACCGGGTCGGCCAAGACCAGGGGGCAGCTCGCCGAGGCGCTGCGCAAGCGCGACATCCCGCAGGAGGTCGCCGACGAGGTGCTCTCCCGCTACCAGGAGGTCGGGCTGATCGACGACGCGGCCTTCGCCGGGGCCTGGGTGGAGTCCCGGCACCGGGGCCGGGGGCTGGCCCGCCGAGCGCTGGCGACCGAGCTGCGCAGCCGGGGCGTGGACAACGCGGTGGTCGCCGAGGCGGTCGCCCGGCTCGATCCCGAGCAGGAGGCGGCCACGGCCCGGGCGCTGGTGGAGCGCAAGCTGCGCTCGACGTCCGGCCTCGACCGCCAGGTGCGGATCCGTCGGCTGGCCGGGATGCTCGCCCGGCGCGGCTACTCCGAGGGCCTGGCGCTGCGGGTGGTCCGGCAGGCCCTGGACGAGGAGGGGAACCCTGACGAGGGCCTGCCTGACGAGGGCCTGGGAGAAGGCTGGTAA
- a CDS encoding rhodanese-like domain-containing protein, producing the protein MPEPGTPPGGTEPRGTEPRGTEPRGIDGLIERERARLDRLTPQQAAEAVRTHGALLVDIRYAALRDRDGTIPGAVIVERNELEWRLDPRGDHRLPEATGDDLWAVVVCNEGYASSLAARSLHALGLHRATDLVGGFQAWAAAGLPVTAPVPGAPVPLSAPISGWSAS; encoded by the coding sequence GTGCCCGAGCCAGGCACGCCGCCGGGCGGCACCGAACCGCGCGGCACCGAACCGCGCGGCACCGAACCGCGCGGCATCGACGGGCTGATCGAGCGGGAGCGCGCCCGGCTCGACCGGCTGACGCCGCAGCAGGCCGCCGAGGCGGTCCGGACGCACGGCGCGCTGCTGGTGGACATCCGCTACGCCGCGCTCCGCGACCGGGACGGCACCATCCCCGGGGCGGTGATCGTCGAACGCAACGAGCTGGAGTGGCGGCTCGACCCGCGCGGCGACCACCGGCTGCCCGAGGCCACCGGGGACGACCTGTGGGCGGTGGTGGTCTGCAACGAGGGCTACGCCTCCAGCCTGGCCGCGCGCTCGCTGCACGCCCTCGGCCTGCACCGGGCCACCGACCTGGTCGGCGGCTTCCAGGCGTGGGCGGCGGCCGGGCTGCCGGTCACCGCCCCGGTGCCGGGAGCGCCGGTCCCGCTGTCCGCGCCGATCAGCGGCTGGTCTGCGAGCTGA
- the recA gene encoding recombinase RecA, producing MAANDRERALETALAQIERQFGKGSVMRLGDESRAPIEVIPTGSIALDIALGVGGLPRGRVVEVYGPESSGKTTLTLHAVANAQKAGGIVAFIDAEHALDPDYAKKLGVDTDALLVSQPDTGEQALEITDMLIRSGAVDLIVIDSVAALVPRAEIEGEMGDSHVGLQARLMSQALRKITGALSQSKTTAIFINQLREKVGVMFGSPETTTGGRALKFYASVRLDIRRIETLKDGTEAVGNRTRVKVVKNKVASPFKQAEFDIIYGQGISREGGLIDMGVEQGFVRKAGAWYTYEGDQLGQGKENARNFLRDNPDLADEIENKIKEKLGVGPRKPAADADGAPTVKEITPVVKSVTTRASKAKAAAAAAAAPAEPAAAAAPVVAAEPAAAKG from the coding sequence ATGGCAGCGAACGACCGCGAGCGGGCTCTTGAGACCGCGCTCGCCCAGATTGAACGGCAGTTCGGCAAGGGCTCCGTCATGCGCCTCGGCGACGAGTCGCGCGCCCCGATCGAGGTGATCCCCACCGGATCGATCGCCCTCGACATCGCCCTCGGCGTCGGCGGCCTGCCGCGCGGCCGGGTGGTCGAGGTCTACGGACCGGAGAGCAGCGGTAAGACGACCCTCACACTGCACGCGGTCGCCAACGCGCAGAAGGCCGGCGGCATCGTCGCCTTCATCGACGCCGAGCACGCCCTCGACCCGGACTACGCCAAGAAGCTCGGCGTGGACACCGACGCGCTGCTGGTCTCCCAGCCGGACACCGGCGAGCAGGCGCTGGAGATCACCGACATGCTGATCCGCTCCGGCGCGGTCGACCTGATCGTGATCGACTCCGTCGCCGCGCTGGTGCCCCGGGCCGAGATCGAGGGCGAGATGGGCGACTCCCACGTCGGTCTGCAGGCCCGGCTGATGAGCCAGGCCCTGCGCAAGATCACCGGCGCGCTGAGCCAGTCCAAGACCACCGCCATCTTCATCAACCAGCTCCGGGAGAAGGTCGGGGTGATGTTCGGAAGCCCGGAGACCACCACCGGTGGCCGGGCGCTGAAGTTCTACGCCTCCGTCCGGCTGGACATCCGCCGGATCGAGACGCTGAAGGACGGCACCGAGGCGGTCGGCAACCGGACCAGGGTGAAGGTGGTCAAGAACAAGGTCGCCAGCCCCTTCAAGCAGGCCGAGTTCGACATCATCTACGGCCAGGGCATCAGCCGCGAGGGCGGCCTGATCGACATGGGCGTGGAGCAGGGCTTCGTCCGCAAGGCCGGTGCCTGGTACACCTACGAGGGCGACCAGCTCGGGCAGGGCAAGGAGAACGCCCGCAACTTCCTGCGCGACAACCCCGACCTGGCCGACGAGATCGAGAACAAGATCAAGGAGAAGCTGGGCGTCGGTCCGCGCAAGCCGGCCGCCGACGCCGACGGCGCGCCGACGGTGAAGGAGATCACCCCGGTGGTCAAGTCGGTCACCACGCGCGCCAGCAAGGCGAAGGCGGCCGCGGCTGCTGCCGCCGCCCCGGCCGAGCCCGCCGCCGCGGCGGCCCCGGTGGTCGCGGCCGAGCCCGCGGCGGCCAAGGGCTGA
- a CDS encoding cysteine dioxygenase gives MSETLTRADSAPEADQPAAADRPAREDVPALADMLAFARAAAADPEVISRLPLHPEERTWVRLEGPGGCEAWLIGWPPGSETGWHDHGGSSGAFVTAEGELSELSLGVPIPTDGWRSLELEDGVDRQRSLPAGTGRAFGAHHVHQVVNPSDDRHAVSVHCYYPPLPKMRRYARSGDVLRLSQVEIPEEW, from the coding sequence TTGTCCGAGACCCTCACCCGAGCGGATTCCGCGCCAGAAGCGGACCAGCCCGCCGCCGCCGACCGCCCCGCCCGGGAGGACGTCCCCGCCCTCGCCGACATGCTCGCCTTCGCCCGGGCAGCCGCGGCCGACCCCGAGGTGATCAGCCGGCTCCCGCTCCACCCCGAGGAGCGCACCTGGGTACGGCTCGAAGGCCCGGGCGGCTGCGAGGCATGGCTCATCGGCTGGCCGCCCGGCTCCGAGACCGGCTGGCACGACCACGGCGGCTCCAGCGGCGCGTTCGTCACCGCCGAGGGCGAGCTCAGCGAGCTCTCGCTGGGCGTGCCCATCCCCACCGACGGCTGGCGCAGCCTGGAGCTGGAGGACGGCGTCGACCGGCAGCGCAGCCTGCCCGCGGGCACCGGCCGGGCCTTCGGCGCGCACCACGTCCACCAGGTGGTCAACCCCTCGGACGACCGGCACGCCGTCTCGGTGCACTGCTACTACCCACCGCTGCCCAAGATGCGGCGCTACGCCCGCAGCGGCGACGTGCTGCGGCTGTCCCAGGTCGAGATCCCCGAGGAGTGGTGA
- a CDS encoding FAD-dependent monooxygenase — MDPVIIVGAGPVGLTLALALARHQVPSIVLDEGSGVCPEGVRSSVLRADTAALLTRVGYQRVAADGRGWTGWRTQRRGRELIHLPLAPGEAVHLSQHRLQRGLRDAVSATPLIQLVHDSAVVEFEQDQDGVNVRTARTWWRGSHLVGCDGPRSGVRKQLKVRFPGHAAADHYAVATIRADLPLPGEARLHRDPPRSPGAREVTARPLPDGVWRLDWRLPVRQAPLTPDALIEHLRSALADWNDGAVPPYELISTADHVVQQRLATRFQLGRAFLAGDAAHLLGSLGMQNLDEGLRDADNLAWKLALVWHNCATERLLASYQQERRAAVIARLRSADQARPLLQPSTPLLEVRRSVLSGSLRRNATLLSDGSLGTGRLGSAPAYPGAGRAALSPNLPPTSPGVLVPDVPVVTADGATDRLRARLGRGFLVVLVAPGTAVWASDYWLGAGLMPQLTEATRALPLPAELLVTEEYPTAAPHTVLLIRPDGHLVAALRGCHPDDLWTLADRARGGSADLPLPRTDTVAAARVPADRP, encoded by the coding sequence GTGGACCCCGTGATCATCGTCGGCGCCGGGCCGGTGGGACTCACCCTGGCCCTGGCGCTCGCCCGCCACCAGGTGCCGAGCATCGTCCTGGACGAGGGCAGCGGGGTCTGCCCCGAGGGCGTGCGCTCCAGCGTGCTGCGCGCCGACACCGCCGCCCTGCTCACCCGCGTCGGCTACCAGCGGGTCGCCGCCGACGGACGCGGCTGGACCGGCTGGCGGACCCAGCGCCGCGGCCGCGAGCTGATCCACCTGCCGCTGGCCCCCGGCGAGGCGGTGCACCTCTCGCAGCACCGGCTGCAACGCGGGCTGCGGGACGCGGTGTCGGCCACCCCGCTGATCCAGCTGGTCCACGACTCCGCCGTGGTCGAGTTCGAGCAGGACCAGGACGGCGTCAACGTCCGTACCGCGCGCACCTGGTGGCGCGGAAGCCACCTGGTCGGCTGCGACGGCCCGCGCTCGGGCGTGCGCAAGCAGCTCAAGGTGCGCTTCCCCGGGCACGCCGCCGCCGACCACTACGCCGTCGCCACCATCCGCGCCGACCTGCCGCTGCCCGGCGAGGCCCGGCTGCACCGCGACCCGCCCCGCTCCCCGGGCGCGCGCGAGGTCACCGCCCGGCCGCTGCCGGACGGCGTCTGGAGGCTCGACTGGCGGCTGCCGGTGCGCCAGGCGCCGCTCACCCCCGACGCCCTGATCGAACACCTGCGCTCGGCCCTGGCCGACTGGAACGACGGCGCGGTGCCGCCGTACGAGCTGATCTCCACCGCCGACCACGTCGTCCAGCAGCGCCTGGCCACCCGCTTCCAGCTCGGCCGCGCCTTCCTGGCCGGCGACGCCGCGCACCTGCTCGGCTCGCTCGGCATGCAGAACCTGGACGAGGGCCTGCGCGACGCCGACAACCTCGCCTGGAAACTCGCCCTGGTCTGGCACAACTGCGCCACCGAGCGGCTGCTCGCCAGCTACCAGCAGGAGCGGCGCGCCGCCGTCATCGCCCGGCTGCGCTCGGCGGACCAGGCCAGGCCGCTGCTGCAGCCCAGCACCCCGCTGCTGGAGGTGCGCCGCAGCGTCCTCTCCGGCTCGCTGCGGCGCAACGCCACCCTGCTCTCCGACGGCAGCCTGGGCACCGGGCGGCTGGGCTCGGCCCCCGCCTACCCGGGCGCCGGGCGGGCCGCGCTCAGCCCGAACCTGCCGCCGACCAGCCCCGGGGTGCTCGTCCCCGACGTCCCGGTGGTGACCGCCGACGGCGCCACCGACCGGCTCCGGGCCAGGCTCGGACGCGGCTTCCTGGTGGTGCTGGTCGCCCCGGGCACGGCGGTGTGGGCCAGCGACTACTGGCTCGGCGCCGGGCTGATGCCGCAGCTCACCGAGGCCACCCGGGCGCTGCCGCTGCCGGCGGAGCTGCTGGTGACCGAGGAGTACCCGACCGCGGCCCCGCACACGGTGCTGCTGATCCGCCCGGACGGGCACCTGGTCGCCGCGCTGCGCGGCTGCCACCCGGACGACCTGTGGACCCTGGCCGACCGCGCCCGGGGCGGCTCCGCCGACCTGCCGCTGCCGCGCACCGACACCGTCGCCGCCGCCCGCGTCCCCGCCGACCGCCCTTGA